One Globicephala melas chromosome 9, mGloMel1.2, whole genome shotgun sequence genomic window, GTTGAGGTTACCAAAAAAACGAAGGAGGATTATGGGCACCCCCCCAGGGAAGGCGCATACCTCCACGGGCTCCTCATGGAAGGTAAGAAGTCCCAAAGAGTGAACCTTTCTCACTCAGCTTCAAGTTGGTATTTGTCCTTTGTTTATTCCATTGCTCAGCACTCACTCACACTGGTGGTTATTTACCTCGTTTCCGGCTTTCGAACAATTTAAATGCTAAAGACAGGTAGGATGTGTGTCCAATGTGAGCCAAATTTTAAAGCCATGGCTATCACttaaagacctatacactgaattTACTTTGCTTTTGAATCAGTGCAAaaatctttcttctgctttttaaaaaactgtttaacTTCACCCTTGTGGTAAAATACCAGATCTCTCTAAGCCTGTAAGAAAGATGCCAATGCATATTGTGAATCTCTGGGCAAAGGGGTAGACTATGCAGTAGCTTCCAAGTTTATTCACCCATGCATTTATCTTATCTTGTAGAACACTTCCTCTTACCTTAAAGGGCACTTGGAGAAATGCTTTCCAAGTCTCTGCCAAGATGCTCCTTTTTCACTTTCAACATCTGAACACGTGTGGCATGTGCTTTAAAGGCGGGGTAGGTGGTATAAACAACAAGTGACCTGAACTTAGACGAAGAAAAGAAGGTGCAGTGGGGAGGGAATGTGGTGAGTTGGACACGTCTTATACTGACCATAAGCATATGCAGATGCACTTCTTTAAAGGAAGGACAAACTAGTTTGCTTGACTGCATCTGTGATTCTCTCTCACGGAATCTGTTTTCATGTAAGTAAGGTTTACACCTTTTAAATTCGGATCATGTAGTTTACTGTTCACAGGAGAGAGTTCAGGCATTAGCACAGGAGCAAGAAGAGTCTCTGCTTACAGTGTATGCGTGGCCCCTGGGCAGCAAGCACCCTCATCTCCCTCCCATCTCAGTCATGGGCCAGCTCGCTAAGGAAGCCACTGATGAGGAGTGAAGTGACAAAACCGGAACGTTTATTGCCTACAACAAACAGAGGCTCAGTACCAACATACAGCACGGTTGTAACCCTTGGGTTTATGCTGTAGGTGCCAGATGGGACAGCCAGTCAGGAGCCATCGTGGACGCCTACCTCAAGGAGTTAAGGTCTGCAATGCCAGTCATCTTTGCAAAAGCCATACCCGCGGACAGACAGGAAACCCAACACACCTACGAGTGCCCTGTGTACAAAACCAAAACGAGGGGCCCCAACCGTGTCTGGACCTTCAGGttgaagagcaaagaaaaggCGGCCAAATGGGTCCTGGCAGGCGTGGCCCTCCTGCTGGAGGCGTAACAACGGCCCTTGCAGAGGGGCTTCTATTCCTCCCGCCGGAGCACCGCGGAGATGTCCTTGTTCCCGCACGGTCGTTTATCCTACTGAGAGGCATAAAACAGAGTCCAGCTTATGTACCTTTTAAGTAACTAACTTAGCATTCgttgtttttaaacaaacaccACCTCTGAAAAGTAGAGAAGGGGGACAAAAAGAAGCAAATGTAGAAAAAAAGATGGGAACCCTactgaaaatgttcatttttagcTCTCCCCAGCCTTCCTGCAACACAAAAAAGAGTACAGTATAGATCACATTTTCATCAACGTTCCACTGAACCTCCAAAACAATATGGTTGGAAGTCTGCTCCCGGTCCATACACGCGGGAGCCTAGTTCTTGTAGATAAACAAGAAGTATTAGCCTTTATATTCTCTTAAAATATAGAAGCCACTGGCCCCAGGCAGCCGCTCCTCCTGGCCAGCAGCCCTCCAGTGTCCGGAATGTGACTGACAGTCCACTTTTTGTTCAAgtgttaacaaaaataaaactcaagatCTACAGGTAATTGCACCTTGTAATTTAGGGGAacattttcaatataaatttcCAATGACCCAGAGCAGCTTAAACTATGGTCACTTGTGATAAGGTAAACTTAAAGGGGACGTAACCCGTCACAAGCTGGCCTCCAGGGACTGGTTTGGGAGGTAAAAGATCAAGGCAACAAAGGCAAGAGCTGCTTACACAATGTTTTCTCTGGGGTAACTCTACCCCCCCCCATCTAAACTATGTTTTTTAAATCAGCTGCAGATGCTTTTAACAATTCAATCTATAAACAGGCCTGCGTATACATATATGTCGATTCCTCTCTCGTCTTCCTGAGAAATCTTTTGAAGTATATAAacaaacaatctttaaaaaaaatatttagatctACAAAGAATTTCTGTATACAAACACAACCATAAGAAATCTTAGGCACAAATGGCATGTCTTGTCGGAGTCCTCCATGGTGAGCTGGCTGGTTCTTCTCTTAGTTGTCTTTTACCAGCTGCTTTTGTAAGCTGAGAAAAAATGGGAAGCATTAGTGGGACGGAGGCACGAGCACAGCGGCATCCTAGGTTAGAGGCTCAACCATCCCCCGGAGTACCAAGCCCGAACTGGCTCTCCTGTCACCAGCTCAGGCCCAACTCCTCACGCACACACAGTGGTGCGGGCCGGCCCCCAGGGCCACTCGCCTGACTCCTGCGTCCCTACAAGCAGCCTCCTCGTCCGAGCGCATGTGGCCCAAGCCTCCCCTCTCCTTAGGGCTGCTTTGGGCCTTCACAGCTTTCCCTCAGCCTGCCTTGTAGACTCTTTACTGTTGGAGGCAGTCAGGGGGAAATTCTAGCAAAGGAGGGAACTTCCCGATAGGGAAAATACCAGTCCCGAGCTTGCCCAATGCAAAGAGACACAGGACGACTGGCACTCGACGTGGTTTCTAAGAAGCAACTGAAACAAGGCAACCCCGTACCTGCCTAGAGGGTCTCCCCGGCTGCACCCGGGAATTACCAcctctggttttgatttgtgaCGCTTACCTCTCCAGATATTCCTTAACGTTATTATAACCGTAAAACTTGGCCAGATGAATGAGGATGCCTGTGGCACAGCGACCATCACGCTTCCGACAGTAACTGCAATTGCAGATGCCCCGGCAGGGAGGACACACCCAACCCTAGGGAAGCAATGGCAGCAGAAATGCCCCCGTTATCAACAGGCTCTCCCCGCAAGATGAGCTTCTGATTGAGCCTGGATCACTCAGCCTCTCCACCAATCTTTAATCACGTGAGACTCCTCAGATAATCCTTCACCCTGTGACAGGTACTAATGTCTCCTTCCCCTCGCATGTTTCAAAAAGGTCCAGAAAGGTTGATCACCCCAGATCACGCATGCAGAAACACTGAAACGTGTTGGTTTTAAACAGGACCAGGTGCATAGTTAGTAGACGTATGTTCAAAAAGTTTTGGAGAATTTCAGGTATCAGAGCAAGTGCAGGGCCCCTTACAACTTCACAGGTCACACGCCCAGGAGGTCGGCCCTGCTTCTGAGAGCATAGGGTTTCTCAAATCCCTCAACCTGAGTAGCAGTTTACATTCACCTGCAAACTCGGGACAGTCTATTTACCCCCATGACTGCTGCATAAGAAGTCTTGCAgcggttaagagcacagactctggagccagactgcccagGTTCAAGGGCATACACACTAACCATCATactatgtattatctcattttacagagagaaCCAAAGTGTTGGGAGGCTAAAAGAATAACAACTGAAATAAACTGCACTAACAGACGTGAAATCTCAGAGCAGTGCAGGTGCGCACAGAAAGCACCCTACACCGCGGTATGCCCACCCCCTGGGCCTGGCCCCGGCAAATCCAAGGTAAAGGACGCTGCTGGAGGAAAGGGACACAGGCTCGCCTGTACAAACCCTAACTCTAAGAAAGCTTGCCTCTGACCCTGGAAAGCGAAACACACTCTCTTCTCCAGTCCTATCTAGGGCAGGAAACTCTACTTTTCATTGCTGCCAGTCTCAAGAGGCAGAATGAAAAGGAGGGTGGTGAGGGGGGTCTACAAAACCCAGAGCTCTGCAGCTGCAGGTACCCGATAGAGGGCCCAGGAGCCCCGTCCTCAGCTTGCTCCCCTCACCGATACGACCCAGGCCGAGGCGAGCACTGTGCCTACCGGGTCCAGCAGCGCCGATCGCACATCCTCCCCGTAGCGATTCCGCAGGCAAGGCCCACAAAACTGTCCTCGCACCCCGCCGCAGCTCTGGTTCCGACACACCGTCTTGGTGTCAATGGTCTTCTGCCGACACTGGTGGCAAGTGTTACCCTGAGGCGGAAGGTGGTGGGTGGTGAACATGGGATTTGGAGGGGGAGGCCCACGAGGCCACACGGATATCCTAAATGCACAAAGcagccctgcctctcccccagAATCGAGCAGTGCTGTTTCTCTGGTACAAACACTGGCACTCTCTGGCAGCCTGTAAGCACTTTTAGTTCTGGGGCCAGAGAAGCCTCTTAGGGCAGATGAGACTGAGCCgggaacctggaagaaatgaaatgatCAGCTGGACAGAAATGATGGGAGAGACCAGAGCCCACAGGGATGACAGGTGACTGAGTGATAAGCCCTGGGCAGCATCGCACGGCTCCAACCCAGTTCCTAGCAATCCGGTTATGTTCAGGATAAAATCTCCTGGTTTTAAAACGCTGGCAATTAAATTGAAAACCTTTTAACAGTATTTAAGACACTGTCCCATTATCTAAAAAGGATGCGAAACGACACAAAGCCATCCTCTACATTACCATTCTAAAAAACTTAACACATTTCCTACCTACCAAAGATATCCGATCCAACTTTAGTTTCTATtggttatataaaatatatattatacatacattttcAACAGTGTTAATACAGGGTTAATAttggaaatatatttctgttggttAGAAAAGCGTATTAGTTTTTTCAACgtttaaaacataaaaactatttaaaatataacaattacaaCTGTGCTTTTCCAGACTacacccctgcctccccccacaGATAATGCATCCCCCAGAGAGACCTGTCTCCCCTTTCCCAGTTACAGCTGCTCCCACTCGGAGCCCACCTCTGTGCCCTGGGGAGACGGCACAAACGCGTAAGCCCAGATACAGTTTAAAACAAGGCAGGATTTCAAATACCAGTGCCTGGGACTCCCAGTATAAGTCACGATCATGTGAATTATTCATCAGATATACTTTACCAGAACTTTATCATAGATTTTATCTCGAACAGTTATGGCCACATTCTCCAAGTCCTCTTCAGTGATGTCCTCCACTGGCCGAAAAGAAGATACACGGCGACGTCGTCGATATCCCTGGCATCTCCCCTGCAGAACGAGCCAAAGCAGAACTGGGCATTAGATGGTTtgggtggttaaaaaaaaattatagaagtttTAAGCTCCTCAGAGCTCTAGGACCATGAATGTTAACTATGTCCCTCTTCTATTTCCCTGCAATCATTCATACATTTTAGTCATTTGCTGAGCTCCTATCCTAGTGCCAAGCCTCCCTGATAGCAAGGTGACACAGAACGATAAACCAGAAGCTCAGGGTTTCCCTGACCACTGAATGGTCACCTGCGGCAAGCTCTGTGAGGCCGGGGAGGTGAACCACACTGAACAGCCAAAGCCACAAATAGGAAGGGTCCAGAGTGTCTTGCTCTAGACTGAAAGCACTCCAAACTCCCCATTCCTAAACAGAAAGACCAGAGACATCACTGTACTTGCCCACAAGCAAAACCACGAAGCCACCTGCTGCCGTTATCAGCCCTTTACAGCCTCCACTGGAGATGAAGCTGGGGTCCTAACCATTGCTCGGTTTAGAGGAAGGACCCGCTTCATGGCCTACAGCTTAGATCAAGCGCAAGCTTAGGCCCGGGGTTCTTTTCCGAGTGCGGTCCCAGGAGTACCCACAGCATCTGGGAACCTGGCTGAAATGCAACTTCTCAGCTGCtgcagacctactgagtcagaaccTCAGCGCTCTCACCGAGCCCCAGAGGGCTGTGATGAACGCTCACGTGCGAGGACCGCTGGCTTAGACAAAGAAGCATTGGTTCATTATAGTCAGAAAATACCCCGCTTGTCGTCTTCCTTcttctgaaactgtaaaactcttctGCGAACTTGGCGGCCGACACGGTGAAGTTCTCCAGGGCGAACTTCTCGGGAGGCCGTGCACTCCGGGCCGGGTTGGTGCGCCGTGTGATCTGTCCCTCTGAGAAGGCCCGCCTCACTGCTTTCTTCTTCTGCAGGTgagagcacagacacacacaactgGCTGCTTTCTGGAATGAAAGCCATCTAGCAACCGACTGTGTGCATGAGTACTGGAATCAATACATATAAGGAGTTCCACTTACAGAAGCTGAGTTCGGGGTTCGGAGCGGGAAGAAATCTGGCATTGAGTTCAATTCCGCCAATAACTGAGCAAGCTGAAgttcagaagaaagaaaggatcGTGCATAAATATTGCCACGTCTACTTCATCTAACACGTTATCACAAGTCTTCCAGTTTGCAGCCATGAGAAACTTGTAGTTTACATAAGATCTCAgcagttgttatttttttaacctcacaTGTAAAGATTTTTATCTACGCAGGTGAGATGCTGATAGCatgagaggaataaaatctaTGCCCGTTCCTTAGGTAGAAGAAGACACGATGAAAACTGTCCTGGAAGGTCCAAGGCCTGGAGCATGCGGTTAGAATCGTGACTGGGCTACTAACTCTCAGTGTGACCCTGGAACCTATCATTTTGCCCACCTGAATCAAGTTTCATCATGTTCACAACAGAAAAGGCCCAACTAGATCATTCCGGCAGTTATTCAGAGCTCCAAAACAGATTCTTTAAGTTGGTTAATTTCTTATCaataatttctgaaaatattccCAAATAAACACCTAAGAACACCAAATAACAGGCATTAACGTGCCAATCATACCATTAGGATTCCTTTTAGTTTTAGACTTACACAGAGGTATGGGTGTCACCCCTAAATCCTAAAATCATGaacataattcttattttttatttttttatttttttttgcggtacgcgggcctctcactgttgtggcctctcccattgcagagcacaggctccagacgcgcaggcccagcagccatggctcacgggcccagccgctccacggcatgtgggatcttcccggaccggggcacgaacccgtgtcccctgcatcggcaggcggactctcaaccactgcaccaccagggaagccctcatagtTCTTATTTTAAAGACACAGAGAGATACGACGCTAAAAATTTCTCTTAACTGAGCACAAATATGTCTCTggataaattatacctcaaagtaggctttatattttcttaagCAACTTAATAGACATATAATAAGACTGCATATACAGTATCAttaaattatgctttttaaaaagaaaatattaaagaaaaaaatatactaaaatactaAAAGTGATGATGAttggtatgatttttttaaattctgttgtgTATAAAATTATGAAGGAAACCACAGTTACTGACCACATACAGAAAAACCAAATACACAAAGATTTCACCTTGTTCCATTAATTATTCTGGTGAAAACGTTTTAAAGTGATTTAGAACTGCTCAGTTCCTTTTAATACCTAGGCCCCTTTCATTCCTTTAGCTGATATCTTGACACTACAGCATCTAGGTTGAAAGCTGCCTGCCTGACCTGCACAAAGCAACTTCTAAGTGGGCTTCATGACACCCACGTTTACACACTGCTTCTTTCTGCTGGGAACAGGGCCTCTCATCTCCGTAAAATACCACTGCATATTTGCAACATAACTTGATCAACAGTAAATGGCGTTTAGTCCATGGCACTGTGGAGGGGGCTAAAAATGGTCCTGGGAGTCTCTGTTCCCAAACCAGAGCTAATCAGGTGATAACCGCTTGGGGtccaagaaaagagaaagaacccaCAATGCCCAGAGCACACTTCCTGACCGAAGCcaaagcagcagcagctgtgGGGACGCAGCCCTGGGAGCCCCAGCAGTGGCTGTCTTGGGCCGCGCGGCCTTACCATGGCTTTGTTCTCCTCGATGTTCATGGTCCTTTTCAGCAGGGCGTCTGAGCTCTCCTGGCCCTCGTCCCTGGAGTCGTCCTCAGACTCAGAGGCAgaatcttccctttccttcctctgtctgcAGCTTGTCTTTCTTCCAAGAATTCCACTCTTACTGTCCTGTATGTGCGAGCCAGAAAACAACGGCTCAGGAGAACTGTTCTTACCGGCATTTTTTGCCGGTTTCTTGGTGGGGAACTGAAAGGCTACCCGAAGACCAATACTGCTTCTTCTCGGCCTGCTGCTTCTAGGTGGAGcctcttcttcttcatcttcctcttcctcactcaTGAAAGATGCTTTACCATCATCACTGAGCTCTGACTCCACGAGCTAACGAaatgagagaaagaacaaagacagTGCCTATAAACAAACCTTCAGAAAGACACACACTTAAAACCCCTCTGACAGTATTTTAGGAGAACAATGAATAGTTGAAAGCTCTCCCTTCCTATTGGTAGTTCCCTCTGAACTCTTCAGTTAAATGCACAAGTACTTTGtagatgaacaaaatcaaagagcAGGCTGCTACGCGCTCTGGCCCAGCCACACCCACCGGCAGACTGTGTTCTGTTCAGAGCATCAGGCTGGAAGCCAAACGCTGACGAGGTGGGCTCCTCCCCAGTGGACCAGCCAAGCTGGCACACCTGGGAGCCCAGGAATATGGGAATAAAGAAAAGGGTGTGCATGACATCAGAGGTATCCTCAGGTAAAAATGGAGTGCTGAGTGAAAAATAAAGTACCATTCTGCCCTAACTAGCTGGAACACAACTCATGAGTAAGAGGGACAGGAGAGctgacttcattttagtgcagtgACCAAGGAGCAGGCAGATGACCTGCCTTCGGGGTCAGTGGCGGAACCTCATCCCCAGGATACACTGGGTCCTCACTCAAGGGAAGCCTCCTCCCCTTTCTGTAACCCGCAGCGCCATGGGGTGCAATCAGGCAGACAGCTCTGCAGGGCGGCTGCAGGCACCTGTTCAGTCAGCTCAAGCaactctcagcctcagttttcagTCTCCACTCGGCATAGGTCTCCAGCATTAAAACATAACTTGGTTTCACACGTGAGAACACAGTAAGAATGGAAGGCAACAGCAAGGGGACATCTCAGATGCAAAGGACTCTTAGCAACAGCAGAGATGGGTTTAAATACTGGGATCGAGGTCATCACCTGGCCTCTTCCCTTGACCACAGGCTGGACAGTGTAGCCTGGGCACCTCTGTCAGGGACTCAGGTTGTGAGGAGAGCTGAGAACAGCACCAGGAGCCGCCTGGGATTCCGTTAATGACTCTGCTTCTTCCTCGGTGACCACCCCCCCCAAATTCCAGCTGGActcaagttaaaaataaagcggcgggagggaaaaaaaaaaaagcagacagggcttccctggtggctcagtggttgagagtccgcctgccgatgcaggggacacgggttcgtgccccggtccgggaagatcccacatgctgcggagcagctgggcccgtgagccatggccgctgagcctgcgcgtccagagcctgtgctccgcaacgggagaggccacaacagtgagaggcccgcgtaccgcaaaaaaataaaaaaaaaaagcagacaactTCCAAACCTTGGTGTATGTATCAATGCACAAAAAGCCAGGCAGAGAAATAAGACTGTACTGTACGGAGTTACCTATTTGTTTTAATATCCTGAACTCTCCACATTAGTAGCTTTGGAATTCCAAATAGTGGGCTGCAGAGGAATCTATGTTAGAGGACACTGTTGGAGAACTTCAGAGGAGTTCTCTCCCCTGACtggctttattcatttatcataaTCGCCGTCTAGCCCCCGTCTCTTTACCAAGGCCGTGGAGTAGCGTACTACAAAGGACTGAAGTACGGAAAGAGTCACCAGTGGAGACTCCGACCTGAGAGCCAGCACCACGGCTGCGGCAGTTTCACGTCTGGCTACAAGACCACTGGACACCAACGCAGAGTCATACCCTATTGCCAGAAAGGTGGTCTCACCACTACTCGCTCGTGTGGGCGGGAGGTTGGGTGAGGAGGCAACAAGGCTTGCTTTCTcactgaatttcaaaataaatgtaccTGAGCTATGAGTTCTATCAGAGTCAACGTAACACGTCCCTAAATGTACAGATttggaagaaaaccaaaacaaaggtGCTGGGGGTAATTCACTTTCGCATGCTGGAAACAAATTCTTTGCATATCCCAACATTACTTAGCTAAagaagag contains:
- the CDCA7L gene encoding cell division cycle-associated 7-like protein isoform X2 produces the protein MELATGSQIPKEVADIFNAPSDDEEFVGFRDDVPMETLSSEESCYSFDSLESGKQDVRFQSTTFTEELRRIFREDSDSETEDFEGFTQSDLNVNSNAEVMLVESELSDDGKASFMSEEEEDEEEEAPPRSSRPRRSSIGLRVAFQFPTKKPAKNAGKNSSPEPLFSGSHIQDSKSGILGRKTSCRQRKEREDSASESEDDSRDEGQESSDALLKRTMNIEENKAMLAQLLAELNSMPDFFPLRTPNSASKKKAVRRAFSEGQITRRTNPARSARPPEKFALENFTVSAAKFAEEFYSFRRRKTTSGGRCQGYRRRRRVSSFRPVEDITEEDLENVAITVRDKIYDKVLGNTCHQCRQKTIDTKTVCRNQSCGGVRGQFCGPCLRNRYGEDVRSALLDPGWVCPPCRGICNCSYCRKRDGRCATGILIHLAKFYGYNNVKEYLESLQKQLVKDN
- the CDCA7L gene encoding cell division cycle-associated 7-like protein isoform X3 encodes the protein MELATGSQIPKEVADIFNAPSDDEEFVGFRDDVPMETLSSEESCYSFDSLESGKQQDVRFQSTTFTEELRRIFREDSDSETEDFEGFTQSDLNVNSNAELVESELSDDGKASFMSEEEEDEEEEAPPRSSRPRRSSIGLRVAFQFPTKKPAKNAGKNSSPEPLFSGSHIQDSKSGILGRKTSCRQRKEREDSASESEDDSRDEGQESSDALLKRTMNIEENKAMLAQLLAELNSMPDFFPLRTPNSASKKKAVRRAFSEGQITRRTNPARSARPPEKFALENFTVSAAKFAEEFYSFRRRKTTSGGRCQGYRRRRRVSSFRPVEDITEEDLENVAITVRDKIYDKVLGNTCHQCRQKTIDTKTVCRNQSCGGVRGQFCGPCLRNRYGEDVRSALLDPGWVCPPCRGICNCSYCRKRDGRCATGILIHLAKFYGYNNVKEYLESLQKQLVKDN
- the CDCA7L gene encoding cell division cycle-associated 7-like protein isoform X1, with the translated sequence MELATGSQIPKEVADIFNAPSDDEEFVGFRDDVPMETLSSEESCYSFDSLESGKQQDVRFQSTTFTEELRRIFREDSDSETEDFEGFTQSDLNVNSNAEVMLVESELSDDGKASFMSEEEEDEEEEAPPRSSRPRRSSIGLRVAFQFPTKKPAKNAGKNSSPEPLFSGSHIQDSKSGILGRKTSCRQRKEREDSASESEDDSRDEGQESSDALLKRTMNIEENKAMLAQLLAELNSMPDFFPLRTPNSASKKKAVRRAFSEGQITRRTNPARSARPPEKFALENFTVSAAKFAEEFYSFRRRKTTSGGRCQGYRRRRRVSSFRPVEDITEEDLENVAITVRDKIYDKVLGNTCHQCRQKTIDTKTVCRNQSCGGVRGQFCGPCLRNRYGEDVRSALLDPGWVCPPCRGICNCSYCRKRDGRCATGILIHLAKFYGYNNVKEYLESLQKQLVKDN